The Chloroflexota bacterium region ATCGGACAATTCACTAGGGTGTTTCCATGGATACGCCTGATTCATTGCTTCATCCTGCTAAAGTCGTGCGGACCGACCCTTGTCTGGTCGGCGGTCCACAGTGGCATTATAGCGGAAGCTGGTCAGGGGAACAGGGCCGCGGGCCGCGCGGCGGGAAAACGCCCATGGCTCTCTCCCAGCGACTCCACAGCCTCGGCTGCGCCGCCGCTGCCCACTGGCTCGACGCCGTGTTCCAGCAGCAGGTGCGCCAGGAACTGCTCGATGGTGACGAGGCCGCTCGGCAGGTGCAGGCGGTCCATCGGGGCGGCGGTGTGCTTGTGGACGGCGTTGACGTGGAGGTGGGCGTGGGGCTGGCCGGGGAGGGGCGTCAGGCTGAACTCATAGCGGAGGACCCAGGCGTCGTCATGACGGAGGTCAGAGGAGGTGGAGAAGCGGTAGTTGCAGGTGTGGAGGATGATTTCATCATTGTCGACACGGATACGCTGCTGGAAGAACAGGAAGGTTCCAAGGGGCCGCAATTCCAACGGCAAAGAGCTAAAGCCCTGTTGCCTGCGTTCTACGATCCAGCCGCCCTGGCCGTCCCGATCCGACACAGCCAATCGGCTTTCCGTGACTGTGGTGTTGAGCATCCTATTCAAACGGTCCACATAGCGCTGCACGAGCGATCGGGGTCTCCGTCCCACCGGCGAGGTCATGCGACGGACTTACCTACTTGCTTCGCCGCGTGATGTTTGGCCTCACGCTATAGGCGCCCGGCGCTGAGGGGCCTTCAGCGCATTCTTGTCCGCTCTTCGCCTCTGTCATCTCACGCAGCATCACTCGTGCGGCGGGTCGTTCATCCTCGTTGACCATGCTATAGAGTGACCACACCCAGTGGTCATTGAGGCCGCGGCCCAACTCACCCGCCTCGGCCCGCGTGACGAACTCAATGCCGCTCATGTCCGTGAGGAACCGGGCCTCCTGGTCAAAGCGATTGAGCCACTCTTCAAGCGTGTAAGTAACCACTTCCACTTGTTTAGCTTCTTTTCGCTTTGCCATAGCCGCCCGCTCCCGTGGGCCGTTTTCGCAAGAACGTTTCCGTTATACCGCAGAGGCCATCAGATGGCAAGGGCGGCCACCCCGTCCCCTACCCGCCCTCCACGGCCTTCCGCGCCGCCGCCATCATGACGTCCACCGGCGCGTCGAGGCCCGTCCACAGCCGAAAGCCCCTGGCGCCCTGGTAGACGAGCATCGGCAGGCCGTTCAACATCCGGGCGCCGGCGCCCCGCGCGAGCTCCATGATTGGCGTCACCGGCGGGTTGTACACGAGGTCGTACACGAAGGCGTCGGGCGGAATGAGCGCCGCCGAGATGGGCGACGCGCCCTCGGCCGGCCCGTGCAGCATGCCCATCGACGTGCAGTTGACGATGAGGCCGACAGGCCCCCGATTGCCCAGCGCAGACGCGATTGCGGCGTCGTCGAGGGCGACGGACTGCACGGGAACGCCGTGGCGGTCGATGTCCGCAAGCAGTGACTCGGCGCGGGAGACGGTGCGGTTCGCGAGCGTCAGCGACGCCACTCCCTCGCGCAGCAGGACGCCGCACACGGCCCGCGACACCCCGACCGCTCCCAGCACGAGCACGTCCTGTCCCCGGACGTCAAACCCCCCTTCCTGCTGCAGCGCGTGCAGGAAGCCGTAGGTGTCCGTGTTGTAGCCGACAAGCCCGTAGTTTTCGGTGACCACGACGGTGTTCACTGCGCCTACCGAAGCCGCGTCCTCGTCCACATGGTCGAGCACCTTGATGATCTCCGTCTTGTGCGGCACGGTGACGCCGAATCCGAGCAGGTCCGAGCGGTCCTGGCTCCAGACCCATTTCGATAGCTCATCGGGCGCGACCTCCCACGCCGTGAACGTCGCGTCGACGCCGCAGTGCTGGAGGGCCGCGTTCTGGAACGCCGGCGAGGCCGAGTGCCGGATGGGGTAGCCTATGATGCCAACGCGCTTGGCCGCCAAGTGGGCCTCCTGTTTCGTAGTCGGGTCACATTGCGCGGGGGGCGACGTGTTTGTCTGCCGCTGGAGAGTATATCAGCCCTTCCGGTCGGGCCGCCGCGTTGTACCGACAGCGCGCCGTGCCGTAGTATGTCGCTTGGCGTTTGCGTAAACCCATGTATTCGATTGAGGAGGACTCGCCATGCAGGTCGAGGCAAAGATTGAGGAGCTGGGACTGACCCTGCCCACCCCCGGCACGCCCATGGGCAACTACGTCCCCGGCGTCCGCACCGGCAACCTGGTGTTCCTGAGCGGCGTCGGGCCCGGACAGGCCGGCGGCCAGCAGTGGTCGGGCAAGGTTGGCCGCGACTACACCACCGAAGAGGGTTACGAGGCCGCCCGCGGCTGCGCCCTGAACCTCCTCGGCAACCTGAAGAGCGTCATCGGCGACCTCGACAAGGTGACCCGCGTCCTCAAGGTGCTCGGCATGGTCAACGCCGACCCCGAGTTCACGTCGCCGCCCGCGGTCATCAACGGCTGCTCGGACCTGCTGGTGGAGCTCTTCGGCGAGCGCGGTCGCCACGCACGTTCCGCCGTCGGCATGGCCGCGCTCCCCAACGCCATCCCGGTCGAGATCGAGATGGTCGTGGAGGTCGAGGACTAGCCCAGCCACAGAAGGAGGAGTCATGGACTTCAAAGACCGCATTGGCAACGATTCCGGCGGCACGCGGCTCGAGGACGCCCTGGCGTGGGCCGCTGCCAACGGCATCCGCTTCCTCGACTTCAGCGCGGACCTCGGCCCGAACGTGCTCGGTTCGTGGGACGACGAGCGCATTGCGGGCGTGCGGGCCGCATGCCGCGAGCACGACATCCACATCGGCCTGCACACGCTGTCCGGCGTCAACGTCGCCGAGTTCTCGCCCTACATCTCGGACGCCGTAGACGCGTACCTCCGCGCCTACATCGACCTCGCGCAGCGCATGGCGTGCGAGTGGACCATCGTGCACGGGGGACTCCACTTCGGCTCCAACATCCAGCAGCGCTTCGACGCCTCGCTGGCGCGGCTGCAGCGGACCACTGAGTACGCCGAGTCCAGGGGCGTCCGGCTGCTGCTGGAGAACCTGAACTTCGAGCCGGACGACGCGGAGG contains the following coding sequences:
- the aroE gene encoding shikimate dehydrogenase: MAAKRVGIIGYPIRHSASPAFQNAALQHCGVDATFTAWEVAPDELSKWVWSQDRSDLLGFGVTVPHKTEIIKVLDHVDEDAASVGAVNTVVVTENYGLVGYNTDTYGFLHALQQEGGFDVRGQDVLVLGAVGVSRAVCGVLLREGVASLTLANRTVSRAESLLADIDRHGVPVQSVALDDAAIASALGNRGPVGLIVNCTSMGMLHGPAEGASPISAALIPPDAFVYDLVYNPPVTPIMELARGAGARMLNGLPMLVYQGARGFRLWTGLDAPVDVMMAAARKAVEGG
- a CDS encoding RidA family protein encodes the protein MQVEAKIEELGLTLPTPGTPMGNYVPGVRTGNLVFLSGVGPGQAGGQQWSGKVGRDYTTEEGYEAARGCALNLLGNLKSVIGDLDKVTRVLKVLGMVNADPEFTSPPAVINGCSDLLVELFGERGRHARSAVGMAALPNAIPVEIEMVVEVED
- a CDS encoding sugar phosphate isomerase/epimerase gives rise to the protein MDFKDRIGNDSGGTRLEDALAWAAANGIRFLDFSADLGPNVLGSWDDERIAGVRAACREHDIHIGLHTLSGVNVAEFSPYISDAVDAYLRAYIDLAQRMACEWTIVHGGLHFGSNIQQRFDASLARLQRTTEYAESRGVRLLLENLNFEPDDAEVHYLAHNIEECKYYFDAIQSPNFGMAFTVNHANLVPEGIDGFLDAFGVDRVGEVRLADNNGDKEVHLLPGEGNIDFPAVFRRIEGLGYTGHYSMAFGNLDDRIRARDEFAGYAG